Proteins encoded together in one Thermomonospora curvata DSM 43183 window:
- a CDS encoding phosphotransferase enzyme family protein translates to MRDREPDAEPPPRLLRRWELGEARRFVPLPVDGPHRAWRVETGTGRTVLLKRYGQIDRKRVLFQHSVTTALDAAGLPVPAPLPARAGRTLVQAEGRAYAVYPWIEGARRDGLELSLGQCRQLGGLLGRLHAELDRLAPPVQQSLLVPTPRAADAIAAADRLLAALPQDGDDFAALAGRRLRERRELLRELADHQPPEAEAFTVGYIHGGFHARNLLYGRTRQVSAVVGWGGLRVAPFAEDLVRAAVALFAGYGEERGLDLDRVEAFVDGHRAAFPLDAGQICSAVHRLWWEQLCDLGPLRRHYLERRRDRQGPPPADAALVTWWTAHLDRTLEVFAAPYSGAARPEQAGHLDGP, encoded by the coding sequence GTGCGCGACCGCGAGCCTGACGCCGAGCCGCCGCCACGGCTGCTGCGCCGCTGGGAGCTGGGCGAGGCCCGGCGGTTCGTCCCGCTGCCGGTGGACGGCCCGCACCGGGCATGGCGGGTGGAGACCGGCACCGGCAGGACCGTCCTGCTCAAGCGGTACGGGCAGATCGACCGCAAACGGGTGCTGTTTCAGCACTCGGTGACCACGGCGCTGGATGCGGCCGGGCTGCCGGTGCCCGCCCCCCTGCCCGCCCGCGCCGGCCGCACCCTGGTGCAGGCCGAGGGCCGGGCCTATGCCGTCTACCCCTGGATCGAGGGGGCGCGGCGCGACGGCCTGGAGCTGTCGCTGGGCCAGTGCCGCCAGCTCGGAGGGCTGCTGGGGCGGCTGCACGCCGAACTGGACCGCCTGGCCCCTCCGGTGCAGCAGAGCCTGCTGGTGCCCACTCCCCGCGCCGCCGACGCCATCGCCGCCGCGGACCGGCTGCTGGCGGCGCTGCCGCAGGACGGCGACGACTTCGCCGCGCTGGCCGGCCGGCGGCTGCGCGAGCGGCGGGAGCTGCTGCGGGAGCTGGCCGACCACCAGCCGCCGGAGGCGGAGGCGTTCACGGTCGGCTACATCCACGGCGGCTTTCACGCCCGCAACCTGCTGTACGGCCGGACCCGCCAGGTGAGCGCGGTCGTCGGATGGGGCGGGCTGCGCGTGGCGCCGTTCGCCGAGGACCTGGTGCGCGCGGCGGTGGCGCTGTTCGCCGGGTACGGCGAGGAGCGCGGGCTGGACCTGGACCGGGTGGAGGCGTTCGTGGACGGCCACCGTGCGGCCTTCCCGCTGGACGCCGGGCAGATCTGCTCGGCGGTGCACCGGCTGTGGTGGGAGCAGCTGTGCGATCTGGGCCCGCTGCGCCGCCACTACCTGGAACGCCGCCGGGACCGCCAGGGCCCGCCGCCGGCGGACGCGGCGCTGGTGACCTGGTGGACGGCGCACCTGGACCGGACGCTGGAGGTCTTCGCCGCCCCCTACAGCGGCGCCGCGCGGCCGGAGCAGGCCGGCCACCTGGATGGACCTTGA
- a CDS encoding TIGR03943 family putative permease subunit — protein MSRPAQNLLLITLGAAVLWITLATDEYLNYVKPGFRPLLVAAAVAMAALGAAGLRRDWHDSPGASPDGAHGHGHGHDHGHGPRVAWLLCLPALAIFVIAPPALGSFTAARGTDRPAAPPSPPAEGYRRLVPTGEPIDMTLGEFIGRSFETQTGMPNGLTDVQVRLTGFVRSRKEGDGWYLTRLKMTCCAGDAVPFQVIVHGLDKPADGTWVQVVGVYRPPKTRRPATGMHDLYGQSLRRIKKPKNAYE, from the coding sequence GTGAGCAGGCCGGCGCAGAACCTGCTGCTGATCACGCTCGGCGCGGCGGTGCTGTGGATCACGCTGGCGACCGACGAGTACCTCAACTATGTCAAACCCGGCTTCCGGCCGCTGCTGGTCGCCGCGGCGGTGGCGATGGCCGCGCTCGGCGCCGCCGGGCTGCGTCGCGACTGGCACGACTCCCCCGGCGCCTCCCCCGACGGCGCCCACGGCCATGGCCACGGGCACGATCACGGGCACGGACCGCGGGTGGCGTGGCTGCTGTGCCTGCCCGCGCTGGCGATCTTCGTGATCGCGCCGCCCGCGCTGGGGTCCTTCACCGCCGCCCGCGGCACCGACCGTCCGGCCGCGCCGCCCTCCCCGCCCGCCGAGGGCTACCGGCGGCTCGTCCCCACCGGCGAGCCGATCGACATGACGCTGGGCGAGTTCATCGGCCGTTCGTTCGAGACGCAGACCGGGATGCCCAACGGACTGACGGACGTGCAGGTGCGGCTGACCGGCTTCGTGCGCTCCCGCAAAGAGGGCGACGGCTGGTACCTGACCCGGCTGAAGATGACCTGCTGCGCCGGTGACGCCGTCCCGTTCCAGGTGATCGTGCACGGGCTGGACAAGCCCGCCGACGGCACCTGGGTCCAGGTGGTCGGCGTCTACCGGCCGCCGAAGACCCGCAGGCCGGCCACGGGCATGCACGACCTGTACGGGCAGAGCCTGCGCAGGATCAAAAAGCCGAAGAACGCTTATGAGTGA
- a CDS encoding PPOX class F420-dependent oxidoreductase produces the protein MDKLSEDAKALLRRPLHGWATTVRPDGSLHNTVVWVDVDGDDVIINTAVGRAKEKHLKADPRMAVSVKDPDNDYHYLSVSGTARLETEGADAVIDRLAKKYLGADRYPFRQPGEKRVTVRLTPEKVIYSTGA, from the coding sequence ATGGACAAGCTCAGCGAGGACGCCAAGGCGCTGCTCCGCCGTCCCCTGCACGGCTGGGCCACCACGGTGCGCCCGGACGGCTCCCTGCACAACACCGTGGTCTGGGTGGATGTGGACGGCGACGACGTCATCATCAACACCGCGGTCGGCCGGGCCAAGGAAAAGCACCTCAAGGCCGACCCGCGGATGGCGGTGAGCGTCAAGGACCCCGACAACGACTACCACTACCTCAGCGTGTCCGGGACGGCCCGCCTGGAGACCGAGGGCGCCGACGCCGTCATCGACCGCCTGGCCAAGAAATATCTGGGCGCCGATCGCTACCCTTTCCGGCAGCCGGGTGAGAAGCGCGTCACAGTTCGGCTGACGCCGGAAAAAGTGATTTACAGCACGGGTGCCTGA
- a CDS encoding helix-turn-helix domain-containing protein → MSPAHAADEPPANVIAYPRNGPTALRIALGAQLRRLREERGLSTEEAGYAIRGSHSKISRMENGRVGFKERDVADLLTLYGVTDGELRENLLAMARQSNTPGWWHQYGDVLPDWFLVYIGLEQAATLIRTYEVQFVPGLLQTEDYARAVVRLGHPHAPEEEIERRVRLRMTRQGRLHGPDPLRLWAVVDEAALRRPLGGPEVMRDQLRHLIRMTELDHITLQIVPFSAGGHAAAGGPFSILRFGEQTLSDVIYLEQLTSSLYLDKPADVDRYRQVMDRLSVDACPAFQTRALLEEMIDRL, encoded by the coding sequence ATGAGCCCAGCTCACGCCGCAGACGAGCCGCCGGCCAACGTGATCGCCTATCCTCGGAACGGTCCAACCGCGCTGCGCATCGCGCTCGGCGCCCAGCTGCGCAGGCTGCGCGAGGAACGCGGGCTGTCCACCGAGGAGGCCGGGTACGCCATCCGCGGCTCCCACTCCAAGATCAGCCGGATGGAGAACGGCCGGGTCGGCTTCAAGGAACGGGACGTGGCCGACCTGCTGACCCTGTACGGGGTGACGGACGGCGAGCTGCGCGAAAACCTGCTGGCGATGGCCCGCCAGTCCAACACCCCCGGCTGGTGGCACCAGTACGGCGACGTGCTGCCGGACTGGTTCCTGGTCTACATCGGCCTGGAGCAGGCGGCCACGCTGATCCGCACCTATGAGGTGCAGTTCGTGCCGGGGCTGCTGCAGACCGAGGACTACGCCCGGGCCGTGGTCCGGCTGGGCCACCCCCACGCCCCGGAAGAGGAGATCGAGCGCCGGGTGCGGCTGCGGATGACCCGGCAGGGCCGGCTGCACGGCCCGGATCCGCTCCGGCTGTGGGCGGTGGTGGACGAGGCGGCGCTGCGCCGCCCCCTCGGCGGCCCGGAGGTGATGCGCGACCAGCTGCGCCACCTGATCCGGATGACCGAGCTGGACCACATCACGCTGCAGATCGTGCCGTTCTCGGCCGGCGGGCACGCCGCGGCCGGCGGCCCGTTCTCCATCCTGCGCTTCGGCGAGCAGACCCTGTCGGATGTGATCTACCTGGAGCAGCTCACCAGCTCGCTGTACCTGGACAAGCCCGCCGACGTGGACCGCTACCGCCAGGTCATGGACCGGCTGTCGGTGGACGCCTGCCCCGCCTTCCAGACCCGCGCGCTGCTGGAGGAGATGATCGACCGATTGTGA
- a CDS encoding VOC family protein encodes MDVLSSRILLRPADPARSHRFYRDVLGLAVYREFGPPEEPGVVYFLGQGLLEVSGRSAEGPGAALMLWLQVRDVHAEHRRLREAGVTVLREPRQEPWGLIEMWIADPDGVRIALVEVPADHPLRRDPRPLPS; translated from the coding sequence ATGGACGTGCTGAGCAGCCGGATCCTGCTGCGTCCGGCCGATCCGGCGCGCAGCCACCGCTTCTACCGGGACGTGCTCGGCCTGGCCGTCTACCGGGAGTTCGGGCCGCCGGAGGAACCCGGGGTGGTCTACTTCCTCGGGCAGGGCCTGCTGGAGGTCTCCGGACGCTCCGCCGAAGGGCCGGGCGCGGCGCTGATGCTGTGGCTGCAGGTGCGCGATGTGCACGCCGAGCACCGGCGGCTGCGCGAGGCGGGGGTCACCGTGCTGCGCGAGCCGCGGCAGGAGCCGTGGGGGCTGATCGAGATGTGGATCGCCGACCCCGATGGGGTGCGGATCGCGCTGGTGGAGGTGCCCGCCGACCATCCGCTGCGCCGCGACCCGCGTCCGCTGCCCTCCTGA